In the genome of Variovorax sp. PAMC26660, the window ATGATGCCGACGAACACGAAGGCCGCGCGCCAACCGAAGAACTGGCCGAGCCATGCGGCGATGGGCACGCCGACGAGCGTGGCGCCGGTGAGCCCCAGCATCACGAGGCCCACGGCGCGTGCGCGGCGCCCGGGTGGCGCGAGCGTGGCGGCCACGAGCGCGGCGACGCCGAAGTAGGTGCCGTGCGGCAGGCCCGTCGCAAAGCGCAGCAGGTTGAGCGACAGGTAGCCCGGCGCCATTGCGCTGGCGAAGTTGCCGGCGGCGAACACGGCCATGAGCGCAATCAGCAGTGCGCGCCGGCCCCAGCCGGCCGCAAGCACCGCGAGCACGGGCGCGCCGATGACTACGCCCAGCGCATAGGCGCTGATGACGTGGCCCGCCTGCGGAATGCTGACGCCGATGTCGCTCGCGACCTCGGGCAGCAGGCCCATGATGACGAACTCGCCGGTGCCGATGGCAAAGCCACCAACGCCGAGCGCAAGCACTGCCCGCAAGAAATTGGGAGGCGACGTCGAGGAAGGGGAAACGGAAATATCGGTGTCCGCGCTGTCCAGCGCGGGTGGGGAGGCGTTCAAGGCCAGGCTCCTGAGAGGTTGCCCAGCGACGACGGGCAGAAGCGCGATTTTAGGGTAAACCCTGAAATCATGCCGATACACGGATGCCGGTGGCCCGGTATCTGCACCGCCTTGCAGGCCCTTCCCCGCAGGTTCAGATGGCCACGAGCTGGCGCACGCCCTGCGCTTCCATGTCCTTGCCAAGGCCGCGCGCAATGACTTCGCCGCGCTCCATCACGAGGTAGTCGTCGGCCAGTTCCTGGGCGAAGTCGTAGTACTGCTCGCACAGCACGATGGCCATGTCGCCACGGTCGGCGAGCATGCGGATGACGCGACCGATGTCCTTGATGATGCTGGGCTGGATGCCTTCGGTGGGCTCATCGAGGATCAGCAGCCTGGGCTTGGGTGCGAGGGCGCGCGCGATGGCGAGTTGCTGCTGCTGGCCGCCGGAAAGGTCGCCGCCGCGCCTGTTGATCATCTGCTTGAGCACGGGGAACAGGTCGTACAGCTCTGCGGGAATGGGCGTGCTGCCGCTCTTGTAGGCGAGGCCCATGCGCAGGTTTTCTTCTACCGTGAGCCTGGCGAAGATTTCGCGGCCTTGCGGGACGAAGCCGATGCCTGCTCTTGCCCTGTCGTAAGGGGTCGCCTTCTGGATCGGCTTGCCTTCGAGTTCGATGCTGCCGCTCTTGATGGGGACGAGGCCCATCAGCGATTTCAGCAGCGTTGTCTTGCCTACGCCGTTACGGCCCAGCAGAACGGTGACCTTGCCCAGCGTTGCCTCGAAGCTCACGTCTCGCAGGATGTGGGAGCCGCCGTAGTACTGGTGGATGTTTTTTACTGTCAGCATTTGTTTGACTCCTTCCTTGGGTTCTTTGGAGAGCACCCGGTACACGGCACGGCGCGGTCAGCCCCACTGTGCCGGCCCTTCGGGCTTCCCTGCGGTGCTCGCATTTCGCGGGGTCTCGCAGAACTCGCTGCGCTCAAACAGCTGCGAGCCCTGATCCGCGAAACGCTGCGCTCCTCGGCGGCACAGAGGGGCCGATCACACCGCACCGCGTACCGGGCGCCGGTCGTGGAGTTGTTGCCGTCGGCCCTCACCCCAGCCCTCTCCCAAAGGGAGAGGGAGCAAGACAGGGACGCGGGCGCAAGCACAGACACGGCCCCAAAGGCGGGGCAATCGACAACAGCGCCGCCCACGGCGATGGGGGTTGAGCCCTTGGGTGGCCGTTGAGGCACCGCCGAGCAGCGCAGCGACGGGCGGATCAGGGCTCGCAGCTGTTTGAGCGAAGCGAGTTCTGCGAGACCCCGCCCGTCGCGAGCAGCGCAGGGAAGCCCGAAGGGCCGGTGACGTCGGCCGCCCAAGGGCTCAACCCCCATCGCCGCACCCTGAACAGCATCAGCGTCCAAGATAAACCTCGATCACACGTTCGT includes:
- the urtE gene encoding urea ABC transporter ATP-binding subunit UrtE, translating into MLTVKNIHQYYGGSHILRDVSFEATLGKVTVLLGRNGVGKTTLLKSLMGLVPIKSGSIELEGKPIQKATPYDRARAGIGFVPQGREIFARLTVEENLRMGLAYKSGSTPIPAELYDLFPVLKQMINRRGGDLSGGQQQQLAIARALAPKPRLLILDEPTEGIQPSIIKDIGRVIRMLADRGDMAIVLCEQYYDFAQELADDYLVMERGEVIARGLGKDMEAQGVRQLVAI